One window of the Trifolium pratense cultivar HEN17-A07 linkage group LG2, ARS_RC_1.1, whole genome shotgun sequence genome contains the following:
- the LOC123904620 gene encoding mitogen-activated protein kinase kinase kinase 20-like → MGGRIEWVKGKMVGCGSFGSVHLAMNKSNGGLFVVKTSDSEVGHDALKNEVNILNSLNNSSPYIVQCLGTEYDDDDDKKVVNVFMEYMAGGSLADVSNKFGGSLDEDIVRLYTRQILLGLYDLHKHGIVHCDLKCKNVLLASSGNVKLADLGCAKRVENKASCINLTNGGTPLWMAPEVLLNGDEKVVDFAADIWSLGCTVIEMATGRPPWADISNPIAAMFKIARGDEIPQFPLHFSREGFDFLRRCLVRDPSKRPTAQELLNHPFIISTNLTHHKHYSASSPAAVLDVHQFEYTDDDDDDEELLQSPITGRLNLFSSTTNEFVSPQGTTMWELEDGASGNHWITVRSRDQ, encoded by the coding sequence ATGGGTGGAAGAATAGAATGGGTGAAGGGCAAAATGGTTGGATGTGGATCTTTTGGCAGTGTTCATCTAGCCATGAATAAATCGAACGGTGGACTTTTCGTAGTGAAAACATCAGATTCAGAGGTAGGACATGATGCTCTAAAGAACGAGGTGAATATACTAAATAGTTTAAATAATTCATCACCCTATATTGTCCAATGTTTAGGGACAGagtatgatgatgatgatgataagaaAGTAGTGAATGTTTTCATGGAATATATGGCCGGGGGTAGTTTGGCTGACGTGTCGAACAAATTTGGTGGTTCATTAGATGAAGATATTGTACGTTTGTATACTAGACAAATTCTCCTTGGGTTATATGATCTTCACAAACATGGAATTGTGCATTGTGACCTTAAGTGCAAAAATGTGCTTTTGGCCTCTTCTGGGAACGTCAAGCTGGCTGATTTAGGGTGTGCAAAAAGGGTAGAGAACAAAGCATCATGTATTAATCTTACTAATGGTGGCACTCCTCTATGGATGGCTCCTGAAGTATTATTAAATGGTGATGAGAAAGTTGTCGATTTTGCTGCAGATATATGGTCTTTGGGGTGTACTGTTATTGAAATGGCCACCGGCAGGCCTCCTTGGGCTGACATTTCAAATCCAATTGCTGCTATGTTTAAGATTGCTCGCGGTGATGAGATACCTCAATTTCCACTTCATTTCTCTCGGGAAGGTTTCGATTTCTTGAGGAGGTGTTTGGTGAGAGATCCCAGTAAGAGGCCTACCGCACAGGAGTTACTTAACCACCCATTTATTATTTCAACTAATTTAACTCATCACAAACACTACTCTGCTTCCTCACCTGCAGCTGTTTTGGATGTTCATCAATTTGAGTATACCGATGACGACGATGACGACGAAGAATTATTACAAAGCCCAATTACAGGACGATTGAACCTGTTCTCTTCCACCACAAATGAGTTTGTGTCCCCACAAGGAACAACAATGTGGGAACTGGAAGATGGTGCATCAGGGAATCATTGGATCACTGTTAGATCAAGGGATCAATAA